A window from Cryptomeria japonica chromosome 1, Sugi_1.0, whole genome shotgun sequence encodes these proteins:
- the LOC131050406 gene encoding ABC transporter G family member 36 has product MKATSLGGVRSSLQTDYTLKILGLDICADTIVGDEMFRGISGGQKKRVTTGEMIVGPTTTLLMDEISTGLDSSTTYQIVKCLQQFCTNMNATILMSLLQPAPETYELFDDVMLLSEGQIVYYGPRENVLEFFESCGFKCPERKGTADFLQEVTSLKDQEHYWADREMPYRYISVKEFVEMYKRFHVGTTLSTQLAAPYDKLTSHKASLILNKYAVPKMELFKACFDKEWLLFKRNSFIYIFKTLQITFLAFVAVTMFLRTRMHQRNEEDANLYLGALFFTLLVNMFNGASELQFTLARLPVFFKQRDLLLYPAWSFSLPTLLLSIPISLLESTVWVVITYYGIGFAPEPGRFFRQLLLLFCVHQMSSSMFRMLAGICRTHAMANTAGALSLLIIFMLGGFIIPKDSLPNWWKWGYWCSPLVYAQNAIVLNEMLSPRWNKSTDASPNLALGVLERRSIIPRGYWYWIGIAASLGFSVLFNFLFTMFLAYLKPPGEHQAVLSEEKLAKQGTGSDDITEDQEPQFLPSRSKRRSFQRLPSKDGNNTVEMQIHRMNSKTIKSEINSVDLEAVAGVSPKQGMILPFTPLVLSFIGVDYSVDMPPEMKNQGVTEDRLRLLHDVTGVFRPGVLTALMGVSGAGKTTLMDVLAGRKTGGYIEGDIRISGFPKKQETFARISGYCEQNDIHSPQVTVRESLIYSAFLRLPKEIDDNTKIAFVDEVMELVELDNLRNGLVGLPGVTGLSTEQRKRLTIAVELVANPSIIFMDEPTSGLDARAAAIVMRTIRNTVDTGRTVVCTIHQPSIDIFEAFDELLLMKRGGQVIYAGPLGQNSAKVIEYFEAIPGITKIKDKYNPATWMLEVSSTAVELREGVDFAELYKNSTLCKRTHLLAKELSTPTSGASDLYFPDRYSQSFFAQFKSCLWKQRCSYWRNPEYNCVRIISTIIIGSIFGSIFWKAGAKRDTNVNLLSIIGGMYSAVLFVGALNSATAQPVVAIERTVFYRERGAGMYSAMPYALAQVAIEIPYVLVQTIAYVILVYSMIGFEWVARKFFLFLLISFLSFLYFTYYGMMAVSVTPNQQMAAVVGAAFYSLFNLFSGFFIPRKSIPKYWIWYYWICPVAWSVYGLIISQYGDVTDLIEVDGKKPGQPLNQYVEETFGFNKDFMGPVVAVLVLFTAFFAFMFGFCIKVLNFQNR; this is encoded by the exons ATGAAA GCAACATCCCTGGGAGGTGTCCGAAGTAGCCTTCAGACTGATTATACTCTCAAG ATACTTGGTTTGGATATTTGTGCAGATACTATTGTAGGAGATGAAATGTTTAGGGGAATTTCTGGTGGACAGAAGAAACGTGTTACAACTG GTGAGATGATTGTCGGACCAACAACAACTCTTTTGATGGACGAAATATCCACAGGCCTAGATAGTTCTACAACGTATCAAATCGTGAAGTGCCTGCAGCAATTTTGTACCAATATGAAtgcaaccattctcatgtctttgCTTCAGCCTGCTCCAGAAACATATGAATTATTTGATGACGTTATGCTCCTTTCAGAAGGGCAAATTGTCTACTATGGACCAAGAGAaaatgttcttgaattttttgagAGTTGTGGATTTAAATGCCCTGAGAGAAAGGGCACAGCAGATTTTTTACAAGAG GTAACTTCACTCAAGGACCAAGAGCATTATTGGGCTGACAGGGAAATGCCATATCGCTATATCTCTGTGAAGGAATTTGTGGAGATGTATAAGAGATTTCATGTAGGAACAACACTCTCCACCCAATTAGCAGCTCCATATGACAAGCTTACAAGCCACAAAGCATCATTGATTTTGAACAAATACGCAGTCCCAAAAATGGAGCTGTTCAAGGCCTGCTTTGATAAAGAATGGCTTCTCTTCAAACGTAATTCGTTCATTTACATATTCAAGACTTTACAA ATTACTTTTCTAGCATTTGTAGCAGTTACAATGTTCCTGAGAACTCGAATGCACCAGAGAAACGAAGAAGATGCAAACTTATATCTTGGAGCCCTTTTTTTCACCCTGCTTGTAAACATGTTCAATGGCGCTTCTGAGCTCCAATTCACACTTGCCAGACTACCAGTATTTTTTAAGCAACGAGACCTTCTGCTATATCCTGCATGGTCTTTCTCTCTCCCCACCTTATTGTTGAGTATTCCAATCTCACTTCTCGAATCAACCGTTTGGGTGGTCATAACTTACTACGGAATAGGATTTGCTCCTGAACCTGGGAG GTTTTTCCGGCAATTACTTCTACTATTTTGCGTGCATCAGATGTCATCGTCTATGTTCAGAATGCTAGCAGGAATCTGCAGGACACATGCAATGGCTAATACTGCAGGAGCACTCAGTTTGCTCATAATTTTCATGCTTGGAGGATTCATTATTCCTAAAG ATAGTCTTCCCAATTGGTGGAAGTGGGGTTACTGGTGCTCCCCATTAGTGTACGCCCAAAATGCCATTGTTTTGAATGAGATGCTTTCTCCCAGATGGAATAAA AGCACAGATGCTTCACCAAACTTGGCACTTGGTGTTCTTGAGAGGCGTAGCATCATCCCTAGAGGATACTGGTATTGGATAGGAATTGCCGCTTCATTGGGCTTTTCAGTCCTCTTCAACTTCTTATTCACAATGTTTCTTGCATATCTGAAAC CACCTGGAGAGCATCAGGCTGTACTCTCAGAAGAAAAGTTGGCTAAACAAGGGACAGGGTCCGATGATATCACAGAGGATCAAGAACCCCAATTTCTTCCATCAAGATCCAAAAGAAGATCCTTTCAACGGCTTCCCTCAAAAGATGGAAATAATACGG TAGAAATGCAGATCCATCGCATGAATAGCAAAACAATAAAATCAGAGATAAATTCTGTAGATTTGGAAGCAGTAGCTGGTGTTTCTCCAAAGCAAGGAATGATTCTTCCATTCACACCATTGGTATTGTCTTTCATTGGCGTGGATTACTCCGTTGACATGCCTCCG GAAATGAAAAACCAGGGAGTAACAGAGGACAGACTCCGACTACTTCATGATGTGACCGGGGTATTTAGGCCAGGAGTTCTCACTGCTTTAATGGGGGTCAGTGGGGCTGGAAAGACAACACTTATGGATGTATTGGCTGGAAGGAAAACCGGTGGATATATTGAGGGAGATATTAGAATATCTGGATTTCCCAAAAAGCAAGAAACATTTGCTCGAATCTCTGGTTATTGTGAGCAGAATGATATACATTCTCCACAAGTAACAGTAAGAGAGTCATTAATATATTCTGCATTTCTTCGCCTTCCAAAGGAGATTGATGACAACACCAAAATT gcttttgtTGATGAGGTTATGGAACTGGTAGAGTTGGATAATTTAAGGAATGGACTGGTAGGTCTGCCTGGTGTGACTGGGCTGTCAACAGAACAAAGAAAACGATTAACAATCGCTGTGGAGCTCGTTGCAAATCCATCAATTATTTTTATGGATGAGCCAACTTCAGGACTAGATGCCAGGGCAGCAGCTATAGTAATGAGGACTATACGTAATACAGTTGATACAGGAAGAACTGTTGTCTGTACTATTCACCAACCTAGCATTGACATTTTTGAAGCTTTTGACGAG CTGCTCCTAATGAAAAGAGGTGGCCAAGTCATTTATGCAGGACCCTTAGGTCAAAACTCTGCTAAggtgattgagtattttgag GCTATTCCTGGAATAACAAAAATAAAGGATAAATATAATCCTGCTACATGGATGCTAGAAGTGAGTTCTACTGCTGTTGAACTTCGTGAGGGAGTAGACTTTGCTGAACTCTACAAGAACTCAACTCTGTGCAA GAGGACTCATTTATTAGCAAAAGAGCTTAGTACTCCAACTTCTGGTGCAAGTGATCTTTATTTCCCTGACCGATATTCACAATCATTCTTTGCACAGTTCAAGTCTTGCCTGTGGAAGCAAAGGTGTTCGTACTGGAGAAATCCAGAATACAATTGTGTCAGAATTATATCAACTATTATTATTGGTAGTATATTCGGATCTATATTTTGGAAAGCTGGTGCAAAACG AGATACCAATGTAAATCTCCTTAGCATCATTGGGGGCATGTATTCAGCAGTTCTGTTCGTAGGAGCACTCAATAGTGCAACAGCGCAGCCTGTGGTTGCAATTGAGAGAACAGTTTTCTACAGAGAAAGGGGAGCAGGAATGTACTCTGCTATGCCATATGCTTTGGCACAG GTGGCCATTGAGATACCATATGTGCTTGTCCAAACAATTGCTTATGTCATTCTTGTTTACAGCATGATTGGCTTTGAATGGGTGGCTcgcaaattcttcttgttcttacTCATAAGTTTCCtttcatttctctattttaccTATTATGGCATGATGGCAGTCTCTGTTACACCTAACCAGCAAATGGCTGCAGTTGTCGGTGCAGCCTTCTATTCTCTATTCAATCTCTTTTCAGGCTTCTTCATTCCTAGAAAG AGTATCCCAAAATATTGGATTTGGTACTACTGGATCTGTCCAGTGGCATGGTCAGTTTATGGACTCATTATTTCTCAGTATGGAGACGTCACTGATCTCATAGAAGTAGATGGGAAGAAGCCAGGACAACCACTAAACCAGTATGTGGAAGAAACTTTCGGATTTAACAAGGATTTCATGGGTCCTGTTGTTGCAGTTCTTGTGCTCTTTACTGCGTTCTTTGCATTTATGTTTGGCTTTTGTATCAAAGTGTTAAATTTCCAGAATAGATAA